In Cotesia glomerata isolate CgM1 linkage group LG8, MPM_Cglom_v2.3, whole genome shotgun sequence, the sequence AGTTACGACGCGCTCAATCTGGATCTCACGCTAGGTCGCCGTGGGCCGCGCGTCCTATCCCGGATTTAGGTCACTCACACGCGGGACAGactcaatatattttattttatatattgtatgtTATGTACAGACTTATCCATGTATATAAGTCATACGTATTACGTCAGAGTAACGAATACTTAAGGTTCTCACAATTGGTGCTTACACAAAGCATTTACTTACTTTGCTTACGATAAGTACGCTCCAGTACTGGCTGAGACGGAAGCATTACGCATTTTCTCAAACTTtcgtttcaatttttttatccttcAACAAATTCACTTTTTATTCATATCTTTCATCTTTATTCACTgcaatgttttatttataacattgtcatttaattatttgaatcatGAGTAATGACactcattttattttgtaagggCTGGCTAAACACTTGCATTGCCAGTCATGATTACTGAggttcttttttttcaattatccaCTGGTAAAAGTTTATGTTACAAATCAGAGAACTAGAAAATTGAGAATATGAGTtttggaaataataattttattttttagagaaatttttatacggtaaaaaattttacgtctgcgtcaaaaaactttgggttaaatatttaacacttttatggtgaaaatttaatatttattttgtttaatcaatacaaaaaagtgttaaatatttaatattaaaattttttactgtgtacaaatcgaggattttttaataaaactttcttatatcaaaaatggaaactttgaaaaaaatttattaattttattttaataaataattatattaattttgattttatttcataattatttttggaacgcacactgatagaaatattcgtttatatttaataagctttattaactgttaataaatgattttttaacatcaggatttaataaatatttattaacagttaataaatatctattaatgtttaatgaatatttgttaactgttaacaaatatttatttaaaataaaaagcaaaaattgcaattttcttttgatactttttataactctgtaactggaatacatgataataattaaattcactaaataaattaacgtttttaatatttaaaaatataaaagataattatgagctgtggtagaattttgtattttacaatagacgtaatataattaatacaaataatttataaagatgatttttttttaaaagcaatCTTGATATcgtatgacattgcaagcgaaactaattcactcaagaaaatatttattaactgttaataaatatttgatatctattaataaattcttattaactattaataaatgtaattttctcccaaataaatatttattgaatattaaaaaatatttattaaaatttaataaattaaataattgtcttcaaataaattaaattattatgagttaaaaattttgcgtcattgcgtcaaaaaaattagtgttaaaaattttatgttaaatatttaaattttaaaaatttaacatctctttttttaaatcaataaaaaaaatgttgaatatttaacataaaaattttttgatttttatgttaaataacgccaaattttttattgtgtacTAATCGAaggttttttaataaaacttttttatatcaaaaatgaaaactttaaaaaaaatttattaatttcattttaataaataattctactaattttgattttatcttataatttttttttgtaacgcATTTATGatcaattattgatttttttttcgctgaaACTTTTCGAAATATGGTCAAATTTTTAGCTACGATAATATAAATGtactgattttatttttattttactaaacaACACATTTTTCTCCGCAACTAAAATTAcacattagtaaaaaaaaatttttttataaaatctttttaatttgcatcttaaataataatatcaattaatttattgtaaaataataaaattaattactgtcaaagataaataaaaatttataaataaaaatcttgagtgtgtaatatttaatttactaacTACAAAGTGattcattaatataaataagtgATCTATTAGAAATGATAATTTCtctacataaatttattaatttaaaggtGCGGaggtaaattattatcaattcaaaTAACCAACTTTATTTAGAGTCACGACGTGAATGGCTGAAAATTATAACTTGTAACTTTCGGAAACCATACATGGAAATATGATTACTAATAAGTAAAAGTACCATGaccaaataatattgtttCAAATAGTGATATTTAAATGCTGTAATTTAGAGTTTATTGAACGAAACgattcattattaaattaaacgatttattgaattaaacgAAATGAtcaaacaatattaaaaattatttcatttttaatattttctaatcCTTAAAATCATAttcaatacaattttttatagacgTTTAACatgtgaaattatttttaatttaatcattttctttaacaaaactaagaaaataatctaaaaataaacttattagAATTTCAGAGAATTTAATTAGACCTTGAAttactatatttttaaaaatcaatagattCGCGcagaaaataaacttttttttttaatttttagtacttacagttataattactttaataattttaagtctactttactttactttaaattTCAAGCCTAAATAgcttcaagtaaattttttcatccaaaaaaattaatttcgatttttaagtttaaatacccgtgtaaaaaaaaatcgtcttaaaagtgtctaaaaattaattttcataacaaattCGAGAACTAAATTTCAAAAGTCTAATctcggattttttatttttttggtgtcttaaaagagtcttaaaatagtcttgatTTGTGTCatgtttaagatcttaaacaaacgacatttttaagacaatttttattttttacacgggtagtTCGAATCAAAtccattgaaatttaaataagtttatttCCAGTTAATGtttctatttaaattcaaaaaagttttatgtaaattttaacaattcatATTTAAATCAACGTCTAATTGATGACTTAAGattgcaataaataattataaaaataaaaattcacaaaaaaatttccataaaataatatcaaaattttttttccaggtTTATCTAACGATAACCCTAGTCTATGCACGCCGAGTCCAATTGCGCCCTCAAGCAGCAGTGCCGCAGATCTACTACGAAGATGAAGACGCGCGAGTATCCGCCGCTGAAGAAGTAGACATAGAAGACGGCGAGGGTTACCTATCCCACCGCCAACAACAAGAATACCAACCACGAACTCGAGCGCTTCCATCCCCGCGCTCTAAAGACATATCAAGCCCTTCAAAGCTTCCACCAGTCCAAACAATCCGTAACTACAACAAAGTAAACGACGACGGGTCATTCACCTTCGGATACGAAGCCGCGGACGGTTCTTTCAAGGAAGAAACCCGAGGTACCGACTGCGTAGTCCGCGGAAAGTACGGTTACATCGACCCAGACGGCAACCGTCGTGAATTCGAGTACGTTTCCGGAAACCCTTGCGACCCGAACGCTCCAAAGGAAGAAGACGATGAATTACCCAGCAAGCAGGAGCCAGATGAAGTTGGCGGCCCAGCAAACTATCCACTGATCCGCCCTAGACCCGTTCCTCAAAACTACCCCCGAAAGTCCACAGCTCGTCCACCCACAACCATTTTCCAAAGCGAGCTGAATCTAGAAGACGAGGAAGCCAGCCAAGAATTGAAAGCTAACGACGAACCCGCAATTCGACCGACTTACCGTCCGAAGCCTCGTCCGAATTACCTCCAGGTTTCTCCAGTCCAGGGCGAGAATCTCTCTTACGAAAGTCCAAATGCCGTCACCCATTCCGCAAGCACCACTGCCAGCCCTGTCTATCGAGTAACTTCTCCAGCGCCTCGGTACCACAGCTTAGCAAGTCCCACAACTTCACGCCACGTGCCCACACCATCTTACCAAGCTCTGGAGTCAACTTCACCTCGTCCACAATCGACAGTCGCCATCACCCCAAGGCCCCACGTCTTGCAAATTGCTTCTCAATACGTCTCGCCCACCAGCACCGAAAGGCCCGGAGTCGTCTACGCCAGACAAAGGAGCACCACTGCCAATTCTTTGATACCTTCACCGTCTTCCAATGACGTACACCTGAACTTCGCTGCAGAACTGGAACGATACGTTAAAACTGTCCCGGTAACGAACCGACCTGTTACCAAAGTCTCCTCTGTCAAGGCAGAGCCAATTTACCAATCAGAGCTGGTCTACGATCCTAGCAGTGGACAGTACAACACACAATTGTACCAAAGCTTGCCGCAAACTCTGGGAGACTTTAGGGTCAATCATAAATTGCAGCCGTATGTGGCTCAGCAGGAAGCTCAGGCTCATGCCGCTCTTCAACAGCAGCAGAGACACCAACAGCTACAGCAGCAAAGACAACAGTACCAGGCCCAACAGGCCCAACAGGCTCCTCGACCCACTTCCAGACCTCAACCTCAGGAGACTATCTATCGCCAACAGCAAACTGATCAGTTGCTACAGTCCCAGCAGCTTTTTGCTCAGCAGCAACAACgccaacagcaacaacaacagccGGAGCCCAAGTATCAGTATCTTGCTTCTCAGAGAGATCctaattcttattattatgctGTTGCTCCGTCACAGAATCAGAGAGAAGCTCCGCTTTCCTTGAGCCAGATTGATCAGTTCTTGCGTGGTAGCACTGCTGGGTTTCAGTTAGCTTAAGAAAGAAAACTGTCTTAGAGAGGTTTAAGAGTGAGAGTATGGGCCGTTGAAAGAGTCATGTGGGGCAAGTGTGCGCATTTTAATTGGTGTCAAAATTAAACAAGCTGAGTATTTATTTAGGTAATAATTGAATTGAgaaataaaatcttaaattttaaatttgaagaaaGGGAGTAATCTGGATGATTAAAAATGTGCACACTTACTCTGTACTAAGGGTAGTGTGCGCACTCATGGGGGTAAATTTGCGCAACTAAGGGAACTAAGTGGATTTTTAATGCCCTAAGCAGactgattttaataatacttaGATAACTTTATTGAGACATAACATAACTTGAAATGTTATGCTAAATAAAAAGCTCAAGTACATTATTAAcagaaaacaaaattaatttactttagtTACTTTCCTTAGTACAGTGTGACAATCTTTGCCTTGACAGTAAATTTTACCTTTACGCCACAAgattcttaatattttactttttaagtaaACGAATGATACCATATGGGTTTTTCTTGCATAAGCTAATTTTTCACCAACAAACCTTTAATTTGCCTACACATATCACAAACTTCCCCCTCCCCATTGATAAATAAAGAGGTTGCGCTCACTTACCCGCTGCGCACAGTTACTCCACGTGACTCTATGCATAATTAGGGTTCTTTTATCCAATTTATGATCATTTAAACAGCGgctattatatattatgtattatgTTTGATGTGTGGGTATAcacttttaatattattattttcatgataATAGATTTCGATTTGTGAGGAGCTTTGGATCAAAAGGTTATTTTTGCATTTGCGGAAGTACTgtgtgaaaaaattgttagaattTGGAAactaatgttaaaaaattgaagattttgaaaaattagagTTTATATTGTTATGATTGAAAGCTTCTCGagtaatttgtaaatttttaattatttttattccgtTAAATCGATGGCACATTATGAATATATCGTTGATACTGTTTAATACTCAATTGCAAGTCGCAGTTgccaaaataatgttttttttttcttaggaTTAAGATTTCTATAATGTTAATGGATCAGTTAAATCGTTTTATCGTTGTTCctatttgtgttaaattgaaaataaatatttcgtttgttttttatacaagatattggataaattttagtaaattaccTGCCCAAACGATGccataaacttaaaaaattataaatacaagcCCGTAAAAATAGGAAAATGATGGAatcgaaaatattaataaagataACGATCAAATATACagtatttttactattaatatttttagttttgaaaatctaaattataagagtAATAACTGAGACATTAATCTTATAACTCTGATAAAAGAATATAAATTGTGATTGCGTCTACTTGTCCGTCCGAATGTagcataattttatcattttaatattcatcCATCGCATTACTAATGTCACAAAAGCGTTAATtggtcaaatttttattattttgtttaaattttagtgaaaattaatttagcagatatttgataattgtaagaatttttttaacaaataaattatggcaaaaaaaaattattaaaaaaaattgacgtatagaaattttgaaaaattaaaaatgcaatttttcaaaaataattttttttaataaattcatttgttaaaaaaaaaaattaaaaaataatcaattgactgctaactttaatatcattaaattttattctttaattatttttagtataagaagtcgaaatttttgaacaattttacaGAAAGAAGCAATTTTTGTCCGTATTTTtgttgtcaaaaatttttaactttttttagaagtttaatttataaattaatccaatttttttagtttttaatacaaaatttggataaaatttagtaaaaaaataaaataataaaatatgaaaattattaatttataattttaaatctttctacaaaaatatcatacaatttttttttgtaaattttcagtaaaattttaatgcaaaaatattaaaaattcaaattttttaatattttttttttcaactatttttatattttttagcacgggaaaaatttataatttaaagattctaatattaataaaagaaattaattgtttcaatattttttttaaaatttattttaaatactataaaaagtaaaaatttttcaatttactttttttagtattttttaaatcaaaacatcaaagtacacaaaaaaaattttttttaattttcaaagtcCCTTTTTGCATCttcaaaattaaactttacaCACACTTTACGCTTATTGAAGCATTATTAATGCGAATTGTAAATATTTCGATAATATAactgtttgaaataaaatttctaacagAGATATTatcgttaataataaataaaataaaaactaattatttagtatattatttttatatttgtattacataataataatagtaattagcATAAATCCAAATAAacatataacaattttttgtatctttatATTGAACATGTATCAAAAATAAACgaataaagttaaaatataaaagaataataataacttttattaaatagctattaattaataaaatgaaactcgtaattaaattacattaattagtaATATAATATTGAGATAGTACCGAGGTAATGGATAACATTAAAGATTATATTATCTCAAGTAAAATAGCTtcgatataaaataattatatgatGCAAcgattctttatttattttttcacgtGTGGGCTTGAGACAGTATATGAGtgtaagtacataaaaaaataataataaaaatacacgAGATAATTTCGTACTCTACAATAACTCGTATTACATACCATGGGAACTATTGTTATGCATTATTTTATAGTACATACTCTTGTTCCCTTCATTGCGTGCTTTTTACTCCCACATGGCTTTCACTTGTCTCCGTGTGATTTCTATCCTATCCTACATCATTGGGCGAGACACTTATAGACACTAGACTAGCTATTCCAATTTAACTATTTATCTTTATATCTTTGTTGAGATTTCTTATTATCGCTTAGTACTTTAACAAGCTAGTTAATTTCACTCATCTTCAGTTTCATTCAGTTCCTTCCTTCTTGCCAATCTATCAATCTACTATTTAAAACCAATTACAATTACATTTatctcagaatttttttaagtcaattttttttttcactttgtCAAGAATAAATGAGTGTTACTTCCCTTTGaagtataagaaaatttattttttaagaaattaacaatattgtaattagaaattaatttgtttaaaatttttattttttagctgaaaaaataaaaatgtttattacagtaaattgtttttaaaaaaaaaattttaataggtttgggaaaaaataattttggaagaAAGTTcacaagttaaaattttttgtgtgaaattttttagtaattttctgaaaaaaaaataacttaatgtgtttaaaatttaaaaaaattcacaagttaaaattttatttttccaaatcaaataaatttttttttcactaaaaaaattactgtgataaaaatttttatttcttcagttaaaaaataaaactgttttaaatttttaaattaaaaaaagtttttttttttatcagaaaattacaatttttattaaaaactaatcgATTTTACCTAGAAAGTatgtcagaaaaatttttgacagcttgaagatttataattaagaggtttatgtattttaaaagaGTTTTCACGAGTTAAGAAGGTGTAAGACAAAGAAATAAATACAAGGGAAAGCTGTTtagttattatattaataatcataattttgtGGTGAGATATATTGATGACTTTGCTAGTTACAGCTCTGTATAACttgcattatttatttagattctTATATGTCGTCAAAAGGATAAATTATccattagttaattttttcaaaattcttttaactttgaaaatattaaattttattaaaaaaaatttttacttccagttaaattaatatttaaaactttcataatttcacaataattatagtgtgttaaaaaaaatcatatattcTTGATAAAACTAGTAAAAAACAATAGTATTTTTCTTATCTGAAAATAAATCGTTTTTAGTCAGTACTCTGGAGTAATGTCTTGATGAAATGATgactttgtaaaaaaaattagaaaatcggttgaccctaaaggccattcctgcaacttcccgttaactccatacttaagcgctcacaATTGCACTTAttgcgtttttgagctcttcgagctcaaaaatctgatagaagttttaatgaaacactattttctaaattttcaacccgcaataactttcgaatgaatgaaccgatttttacgcggtttaCGGTATTCAACGCAATATTTtaagcctcatgaagaatctttgttttaattgatcgaatcagaaatttcgaagtaattccaaaaa encodes:
- the LOC123270517 gene encoding mastermind-like protein 2, encoding MRIIILVYLTITLVYARRVQLRPQAAVPQIYYEDEDARVSAAEEVDIEDGEGYLSHRQQQEYQPRTRALPSPRSKDISSPSKLPPVQTIRNYNKVNDDGSFTFGYEAADGSFKEETRGTDCVVRGKYGYIDPDGNRREFEYVSGNPCDPNAPKEEDDELPSKQEPDEVGGPANYPLIRPRPVPQNYPRKSTARPPTTIFQSELNLEDEEASQELKANDEPAIRPTYRPKPRPNYLQVSPVQGENLSYESPNAVTHSASTTASPVYRVTSPAPRYHSLASPTTSRHVPTPSYQALESTSPRPQSTVAITPRPHVLQIASQYVSPTSTERPGVVYARQRSTTANSLIPSPSSNDVHLNFAAELERYVKTVPVTNRPVTKVSSVKAEPIYQSELVYDPSSGQYNTQLYQSLPQTLGDFRVNHKLQPYVAQQEAQAHAALQQQQRHQQLQQQRQQYQAQQAQQAPRPTSRPQPQETIYRQQQTDQLLQSQQLFAQQQQRQQQQQQPEPKYQYLASQRDPNSYYYAVAPSQNQREAPLSLSQIDQFLRGSTAGFQLA